From a single Nicotiana tomentosiformis chromosome 2, ASM39032v3, whole genome shotgun sequence genomic region:
- the LOC104112290 gene encoding auxilin-like protein 1 produces MENLSHSFAKKSYHHGSGFITTASKSLYDDVFGGPPKFGVPTLAPRYEDYTEIFGGFHSSRASSIPILDLPVVENDDDQVSFDVQTSHFDYSEIFGGFNVVDFALSYEDLVRQSTSGYDSSQEAWSPAQSENLSDESDPSAFSEKSQSSSSADVPHSSDGTKQFNISYHKTFQRSDGVVSNGMMHVAHLHAIPGYTYMVTGSQASRSPEDNEPQPRQETLDLKHSMDLSVLEENRFKKSTSRNMSSSYIIHGSDSKLPETCSEASCAPDKPFLTVSDISLRTRPSGLPPPSRPPPGLAAKKGNSDRLNSRPKASKSCAFEQKQGDNSQSYFDVDVYASSSAAMSTAAIKDAMEKAQAKLRSAKELMERKKQDLKCYSKLHLENGILEERPSKTFDKDDMAQNIRVEEMDEVCKNTEVISVNTEEEKHFKFTGKREESEQGNPNMSSQPPYKAEGRVAWREGAEFFEVVETYPSSGSSEKVKNEFGLLRNIESHEYRQFEATIGRLDHPETCNSVAAKEALDSKEESEEKVAKGSYQWGIKHQRSKENLGGQLQHQGTVKAAESLSDVSTSQKHVKVDQQEGTSETLISTSHESIEYNRRGGQNVSGDRRRLDDQKRFINIDARHIDIKLMAESEIKESEGGLSDDVDETGNGQRVNDIVQQERKKQPDAVSEREEGALHQEENATRPKEDFRSEKNDENSELACKQEKNERDKEIDFKWDPKDQDAKGSFEWVQEESQFGVALKKKEHEGEQNEPHEGEETEGRGDGACEGEDGDVEMTEVLEQQKSRTKSPLASKVESENISEESSEFDGTEQATACDDKWEELREQTEDSAPIEMVGSVLKNNNKVEVHTDATAFHWARQQNDETLLVNKMSKKLEENVGKLEATQSALSREVDEKLETELQNCERESEIGVTKLLPKDDCDSVCKRLDVLGHVKDQTRRADAIGSTSSNVQLTNSSEAGSSCIGKASDRMKKTAPEMANYSDQTNVTPPECLTANINGFQSRTNQDITEEKFTANHPDHRNGTYSEGARVNTKVVQSGTNQEVKEEKFTAHQVAREWATNAKKIGDALAAVLEDVEVLSSTDQRTATGGPHKKERNSNKIVTPEAQKMDERLTKERQLEEEYLRKLEEEREREREREKDRMSVNREALERSYLEARERVERASMERATTEIRQRTMAEARERLEKASAEARERSIAEQASVEARLRAERAAVERATAEARQRAFEKAMAEKATQESRERVERSSSEKFSAYSRTNEMRQSSSSEQHAHHSTETSKLRYSYSSAHAGIEGESPQRCKARLERYRRTSERAAKALAEKNMRDLLAQREQAERNRLAETLDAEVKRWSSGKEGNLRALLSTLQYILGPNSGWQPIPLTEVITSVAVKKAYRKATLCVHPDKLQQRGASIQQKYVCEKVFDLLKEAWNRFNSEER; encoded by the exons ATGGAAAATCTCTCACATTCATTTGCTAAAAAGAGTTACCACCATGGGAGTGGGTTCATTACAACGGCAAGCAAGTCATTGTACGACGACGTTTTTGGTGGTCCGCCGAAGTTCGGGGTACCAACACTAGCTCCTCGTTACGAGGATTATACTGAGATTTTCGGAGGTTTTCACTCTTCCCGTGCTTCCTCTATTCCCATTTTGGATCTTCCGGTTGTTGAAAACGACGATGATCAGGTGTCATTCGATGTACAGACTTCTCATTTTGACTATTCTGAGATTTTCGGAGGGTTTAATGTTGTTGATTTTGCCCTCTCTTATGAGGATTTGGTTCGTCAGTCTACCTCTGGTTATGATTCTTCTCAAGAGGCCTG GAGTCCAGCTCAAAGTGAGAACCTGTCAGATGAGTCAGATCCTTCTGCTTTTTCCGAAAAGAGTCAGAGCTCTTCTAGTGCTGATGTTCCTCATTCATCCGATGGCACCAAGCAGTTCAACATTTCATATCACAAGACTTTCCAGAGGAGCGATGGCGTAGTATCAAATGGCATGATGCATGTAGCACATTTACATGCTATTCCTGGATATACTTACATGGTCACTGGAAGTCAGGCTTCTCGAAGTCCAGAAGACAACGAGCCACAACCTAGACAGGAAACTCTTGATCTCAAGCACAGCATGGACTTGTCGGTTTTAGAAGAGAATCGATTCAAAAAAAGCACATCACGAAATATGAGCAGCAGTTATATCATACATGGAAGTGATTCAAAACTTCCGGAGACATGTAGTGAAGCTAGTTGTGCTCCAGATAAGCCATTCTTAACTGTGTCGGATATCAGTTTAAGAACTAGGCCTTCAGGGTTGCCACCACCATCAAGACCACCACCTGGCCTGGCTGCCAAGAAAGGAAACTCCGATAGACTGAATTCAAGACCCAAAGCTTCAAAAAGTTGTGCTTTTGAGCAAAAGCAAGGTGATAATTCACAATCTTACTTTGATGTGGACGTATATGCAAGTTCATCAGCAGCGATGTCTACTGCAGCTATAAAAGATGCAATGGAGAAGGCTCAAGCAAAGCTTAGAAGTGCAAAAGAGCTAATGGAGAGAAAGAAGCAAGATCTAAAATGTTACTCAAAACTCCATTTGGAGAATGGTATTTTGGAAGAAAGACCAAGCAAGACATTTGACAAAGATGACATGGCACAAAACATACGTGTTGAAGAAATGGACGAAGTCTGTAAGAATACCGAGGTTATTTCGGTTAATACTGAAGAAGAAAAACATTTCAAGTTTACCGGAAAACGTGAAGAAAGTGAGCAGGGTAATCCTAATATGTCATCTCAACCACCATATAAAGCTGAAGGTAGAGTTGCATGGAGGGAAGGTGCAGAATTTTTTGAAGTAGTTGAAACTTACCCATCTTCTGGGTCTTCTGAGAAAGTCAAGAATGAATTTGGTTTGCTGAGAAATATTGAATCACATGAATACAGACAATTTGAAGCAACCATTGGCAGACTTGACCATCCAGAAACTTGCAACAGTGTTGCAGCAAAGGAGGCTCTGGATAGCAAAGAGGAAAGTGAAGAAAAGGTAGCTAAAGGGTCTTACCAATGGGGTATTAAGCATCAAAGATCAAAAGAAAATTTGGGTGGTCAATTGCAGCATCAGGGGACGGTAAAAGCAGCAGAAAGCTTATCTGACGTTAGTACGAGTCAGAAACATGTTAAAGTGGACCAGCAAGAGGGAACGAGTGAGACACTAATCAGCACTTCTCATGAAAGCATAGAGTACAACAGACGAGGTGGCCAGAATGTGAGTGGTGACAGGAGAAGATTAGACGATCAAAAGAGATTTATAAACATTGATGCTAGGCATATTGATATAAAGCTGATGGCAGAGTCTGAGATTAAAGAATCTGAGGGAGGGCTTAGTGATGATGTGGATGAAACAGGAAATGGACAGAGAGTAAATGATATAGTCCAGCAGGAAAGGAAGAAGCAACCTGATGCAGTTTCTGAAAGAGAAGAAGGCGCTCTTCATCAGGAGGAGAATGCAACGAGACCAAAGGAGGATTTTAGATCAGAAAAGAATGATGAGAATTCGGAGTTGGCTTGTAAACAAGAGAAGAATGAGAGAGACAAAGAGATCGATTTCAAGTGGGACCCAAAGGATCAGGATGCAAAAGGTTCTTTTGAGTGGGTGCAAGAGGAGAGCCAATTTGGAGTGGCTCTCAAGAAGAAGGAGCATGAAGGGGAACAAAATGAGCCTCATGAAGGAGAAGAAACTGAGGGAAGAGGGGATGGCGCATGTGAAGGAGAAGATGGTGATGTGGAAATGACTGAGGTATTGGAGCAGCAAAAGAGTAGGACGAAATCCCCTTTGGCTTCCAAAGTAGAATCTGAGAACATATCTGAAGAGTCCAGTGAGTTTGATGGAACTGAACAAGCAACTGCATGTGATGATAAGTGGGAAGAATTGCGTGAACAGACCGAAGATAGCGCACCTATTGAAATGGTTGGATCTGTTTTGAAGAACAACAACAAGGTGGAGGTTCACACGGATGCTACGGCATTTCATTGGGCCCGCCAACAAAATGATGAGACTTTACTTGTGAACAAAATGTCTAAGAAGCTGGAGGAGAACGTTGGAAAGCTGGAAGCAACTCAATCAGCTCTTTCCCGTGAAGTAGATGAGAAGTTGGAAACTGAGTTGCAAAATTGTGAAAGAGAATCAGAAATTGGGGTGACCAAACTGCTGCCTAAAGATGACTGCGACTCTGTTTGCAAGAGACTAGATGTCTTGGGACATGTAAAAGACCAAACCAGAAGAGCAGATGCAATAGGGTCTACTTCTTCGAATGTGCAGTTGACCAATTCAAGTGAAGCTGGTAGTAGTTGCATAGGTAAGGCGTCTGATAGAATGAAGAAGACAGCACCTGAAATGGCAAATTATTCTGATCAAACAAATGTTACACCTCCTGAATGTCTGACAGCGAACATCAATGGATTTCAGTCTCGCACTAACCAGGATATTACAGAGGAAAAGTTTACAGCTAATCACCCTGACCATAGGAATGGAACATATTCTGAGGGGGCAAGAGTGAACACCAAGGTTGTTCAGTCTGGCACTAACCAGGAAGTTAAGGAAGAAAAGTTTACAGCTCATCAGGTTGCCAGGGAATGGGCCACAAACGCAAAGAAAATTGGAGATGCTTTGGCTGCTGTGCTAGAGGATGTTGAAGTATTGTCAAGTACAGACCAGAGAACAGCAACTGGAGGTCCCCACAAGAAAGAGAGAAATTCAAATAAAATCGTTACTCCTGAAGCACAAAAAATGGACGAAAGACTGACAAAAGAAAGACAACTGGAGGAAGAATATCTGAGAAAGTTAGAAGAAGAgagggagagagaaagagaaagagagaaggATCGTATGTCTGTGAATCGTGAAGCTCTGGAAAGGTCATATCTTGAAGCCCGTGAGAGAGTAGAAAGAGCTTCCATGGAGAGAGCTACAACTGAAATACGACAAAGAACTATGGCAGAGGCCCGAGAAAGATTAGAGAAGGCATCTGCAGAGGCTAGGGAAAGATCTATAGCAGAGCAGGCATCTGTAGAGGCTAGGCTCAGGGCGGAGCGTGCTGCAGTAGAAAGAGCAACTGCAGAGGCTCGACAACGAGCTTTCGAGAAAGCAATGGCTGAGAAAGCTACCCAGGAGTCACGTGAACGAGTGGAAAGATCATCTTCAGAAAAATTTTCTGCTTATTCCAGGACCAACGAAATGAGACAGAGCTCTTCTTCT GAACAACATGCACATCATAGCACAGAaacctcaaaattgagatattcATATTCTTCAGCTCATGCTG GCATTGAAGGTGAATCACCTCAACGATGTAAAGCTCGGTTGGAGAGGTACCGCAGAACATCCGAACGTGCA GCTAAGGCCCTAGCAGAGAAAAATATGCGTGATCTTCTAGCTCAAAGAGAGCAAGCAGAGAGAAAT AGATTGGCTGAAACTCTGGATGCTGAAGTGAAAAGGTGGTCAAGCGGGAAAGAAGGCAATCTACGTGCATTGCTTTCAACTTTGCAATAC ATTCTTGGGCCTAATAGCGGTTGGCAGCCAATTCCATTAACAGAAGTTATAACTTCGGTAGCGGTGAAGAAAGCTTATAGGAAAGCTACTCTTTGTGTTCATCCTGACAAATTACAACAGCGAGGTGCTAGTATTCAGCAGAAGTATGTATGCGAGAAGGTCTTTGATCTTTTAAAG GAAGCATGGAACAGGTTCAACTCTGAGGAGAGGTAG
- the LOC104112288 gene encoding dihydroflavonol-4-reductase (The RefSeq protein has 1 substitution compared to this genomic sequence), with the protein MASEAHAAVHAPSPPAAPTVCVTGAAGFIGSWLVMRLLERGYNVHATVRDPENKKKVKHLLELPKADTNLTLWKADLSVEGSFDEAIQGCQGVFHVATPMDFESEDPENEVIKPTVRGMLSIIESCAKANTVKRLVFTSSAGTVDVQEHQKLLYDETSWSDLDFIYAKKMTGWMYFVSKILAEKAAMEAAKKKNIDFISIIPPLVVGPFLAPTFPPSLITALSLITGNEAHYSIIKQGKYVHLDDLCEAHIFLYEHPKAEGRFICASHHAIIYDVAKMVQEKWPEYYVPTEFKGIDKDLSVVYFSSKKLTDMGFQFKYTLEDMYKGAIETCRQKQLLPFSTRSTADNVRDKEAIPLSTENYASGKENSPVANGTGKSTNGEI; encoded by the exons ATGGCAAGTGAAGGTCATGCAGCTGTTCATGCCCCTTCTCCTCCGGCAGCGCCGACAGTTTGCGTCACTGGAGCAGCTGGATTTATTGGCTCTTGGCTTGTCATGAGACTCCTTGAACGTGGTTATAATGTTCACGCTACTGTTCGTGATCCTG AGAACAAGAAGAAGGTAAAGCATCTATTGGAATTGCCAAAAGCTGACACGAACTTAACGTTGTGGAAAGCAGACTTGTCAGTGGAAGGAAGCTTTGATGAAGCCATTCAAGGCTGTCAAGGAGTATTCCATGTGGCAACGCCTATGGATTTCGAGTCCGAGGATCCTGAG AATGAAGTAATTAAACCAACAGTCAGGGGAATGTTAAGCATCATAGAATCATGTGCTAAAGCAAACACAGTGAAGAGGCTGGTTTTCACTTCATCTGCTGGAACTGTCGATGTCCAAGAGCACCAAAAGCTCTTATATGACGAGACCAGCTGGAGTGACTTGGACTTTATATATGCTAAGAAGATGACAGGATGG ATGTATTTTGTTTCCAAGATACTGGCAGAGAAGGCCGCAATGGAAGCAGCTAAAAAGAAGAACATCGATTTCATTAGCATCATACCGCCACTGGTTGTTGGTCCATTCCTCGCGCCTACGTTCCCACCTAGCTTAATCACTGCCCTTTCACTAATTACTG GGAATGAAGCTCACTACAGCATCATTAAACAAGGTAAATATGTGCATTTGGATGATCTTTGTGAGGCTCATATTTTCCTATATGAGCACCCAAAGGCAGAGGGGAGATTCATCTGCGCGTCCCATCATGCTATCATCTATGATGTGGCAAAGATGGTCCAAGAGAAATGGCCGGAGTACTACGTCCCTACTGA GTTTAAAGGCATCGATAAGGACTTGTCCGTGGTGTATTTTTCGTCAAAGAAGCTGACGGATATGGGGTTTCAATTCAAGTACACTTTGGAGGATATGTATAAAGGGGCCATTGAGACTTGTCGACAGAAGCAGTTGCTTCCCTTTTCTACCCGAAGCACTGCAGATAATGTACGTGACAAAGAAGCCATTCCCCTTTCTACTGAAAACTATGCAAGTGGCAAAGAAAATTCACCAGTTGCAAATGGTACGGGAAAGTCAACCAATGGTGAAATCTAG